A part of Candidatus Alcyoniella australis genomic DNA contains:
- a CDS encoding YhjD/YihY/BrkB family envelope integrity protein, which produces MIKKRVNSGSLLRDLFLHDLASFSWWRAWLLNLMRFLVELFAQYNRDACVVRSAGLSYTSLLALVPLMVVAFSIFTSFSAFASLENQIKTFVTEALIPGGVIETDLIRENLDSFAANAHTVRYVGMIAFFITAILFFNTIESALNNVWKVDKRRSIMGKFFSFTAVIVWGPLLIGLSMLLTAKVKDLLDTGTVDSLPVLKSFFLLIFQYMVAIGMLTVTFLVVPHTRVKLRSAILGGTVAGVLWELAKMGFTYYVGNLVSINKIYGSLSVLPIFLIWLYLTWLIVLLGAETAYVHQNFRALMMHRINEHGLSPRQRAKLAITLFYEISRRFFNGDPQPTIEELVELIDFPLETINRSVSLLERAGLVALVSEGSSGLLPVRSISRIKVSDVVAAVYNDPPDCSEIQPPQALHSLESRLDQLVAPLSSDELDLSFAELIELTSQSEPRED; this is translated from the coding sequence ATGATCAAGAAACGGGTCAATTCGGGCAGCTTGTTGCGCGATCTTTTCCTGCACGATCTCGCCTCATTCTCCTGGTGGCGCGCCTGGTTGCTCAACCTGATGCGCTTTTTAGTCGAGTTGTTCGCCCAATACAACCGCGACGCCTGCGTGGTGCGTTCGGCCGGTCTTTCCTACACCAGTCTGCTGGCGCTGGTGCCGCTGATGGTGGTGGCGTTCTCGATCTTCACCAGCTTTTCGGCATTTGCCTCGCTGGAGAATCAGATCAAGACCTTCGTTACCGAGGCGCTGATTCCCGGCGGCGTGATCGAGACCGACCTGATTCGCGAGAACCTCGACAGTTTCGCGGCCAACGCCCACACCGTGCGCTACGTGGGCATGATCGCGTTTTTCATCACCGCAATCCTGTTCTTCAACACCATCGAGAGCGCGCTGAACAACGTTTGGAAAGTCGACAAGCGGCGCTCGATAATGGGCAAGTTCTTCAGCTTCACCGCGGTGATCGTCTGGGGGCCGCTGCTGATCGGCCTATCGATGCTGCTCACGGCCAAGGTCAAGGACCTGCTGGACACCGGCACCGTGGACAGCCTGCCGGTGCTCAAGAGCTTCTTCCTGCTGATCTTCCAATACATGGTGGCAATCGGAATGCTGACCGTCACATTCCTGGTGGTGCCTCATACGCGGGTTAAGCTGCGCTCGGCAATTCTGGGCGGGACCGTGGCCGGAGTGCTGTGGGAATTGGCCAAGATGGGCTTCACGTACTACGTGGGCAACCTGGTTTCGATCAACAAGATTTACGGCTCACTCTCGGTGTTGCCGATCTTCCTGATCTGGCTCTATCTGACTTGGCTGATCGTGCTGCTCGGAGCGGAGACCGCTTACGTGCATCAGAACTTCCGCGCGCTGATGATGCACCGCATCAACGAACACGGGCTGAGTCCGCGGCAGCGGGCAAAGCTGGCGATCACGCTGTTCTATGAGATCTCGCGACGGTTTTTCAACGGCGATCCGCAGCCGACAATCGAGGAACTGGTCGAACTGATCGACTTCCCGCTGGAGACCATCAATCGCTCGGTCTCGCTGCTGGAACGCGCCGGGCTCGTGGCGCTGGTCAGCGAGGGCTCGTCGGGGCTGCTTCCCGTGCGCTCGATCTCGCGCATTAAAGTCTCCGACGTGGTGGCCGCGGTCTACAACGATCCGCCCGACTGCTCGGAGATCCAGCCGCCGCAAGCGCTGCACAGCCTTGAATCGCGCCTGGATCAGCTGGTCGCGCCGCTGTCGTCCGACGAGCTTGATCTGAGTTTCGCCGAGCTGATCGAGCTTACCTCGCAATCGGAGCCGCGCGAGGACTGA